In the Methanobacterium sp. genome, one interval contains:
- a CDS encoding glycosyltransferase family 1 protein produces MDKNNIFILYAIYKNLIGKKRNLNYYFKFFKFFFKKKSIITEIILKINKWHKMKQKPKILYIMHIDWNWIKQRPHFLAEGLNEYYDITVLYPISFKRWKLVHNSINGLKVNGFFIFPFDLNLAITDKLNNIHLMGKIQRIINELKPDLIWLTFPLLYDFLPKDIDIKIVYDCMDDAANFFDKKEKRKNVLNIEKELLKSSWKIFASSEKLKKEIINRSSRKDVKVVRNAFNGRIHNSKKIDAKTKKKYRIGFVGTISSWLDFSSLDYCVENIENIEFHLIGPQELSLSSAQTHKYVFYGSVEHSELIEIVKNFDCFILPFKLNDLTKSADPIKLYEYINYNKPIISIFYPEIKRFEKFVEFYRDKETLLDILNKLIKNKFKLKYSEKDRLKFLKANTWSDRVSEIVSTLHEKDC; encoded by the coding sequence GTGGACAAAAACAACATTTTCATATTATATGCAATTTACAAGAACTTAATTGGAAAAAAAAGAAATTTAAATTATTATTTCAAGTTTTTTAAATTCTTTTTCAAAAAAAAATCAATAATTACTGAAATCATATTAAAAATCAACAAATGGCATAAAATGAAACAAAAACCAAAAATACTTTATATAATGCATATAGATTGGAATTGGATTAAACAAAGACCTCATTTTTTGGCTGAAGGTTTGAATGAATACTATGATATAACTGTTCTTTATCCAATTAGTTTCAAACGCTGGAAATTAGTTCATAATTCAATTAATGGGCTTAAAGTCAATGGATTTTTTATATTTCCATTTGATCTGAATCTCGCAATTACAGATAAATTAAACAATATTCACCTCATGGGAAAAATACAAAGAATAATCAATGAATTAAAACCGGATTTGATCTGGCTAACCTTCCCACTCCTTTATGATTTTCTTCCTAAAGATATAGATATTAAGATAGTATATGATTGTATGGATGACGCTGCAAATTTTTTTGACAAAAAAGAAAAAAGGAAGAATGTTTTGAATATTGAAAAAGAGTTATTAAAATCATCTTGGAAAATTTTTGCGTCAAGTGAAAAATTAAAAAAAGAGATTATTAATAGATCTTCCCGAAAAGATGTTAAAGTTGTGCGTAATGCATTTAATGGAAGAATTCATAATAGCAAAAAAATCGATGCAAAAACTAAAAAAAAATATCGAATTGGTTTCGTTGGGACTATTTCTTCATGGTTAGACTTTTCTTCATTGGACTATTGTGTTGAAAATATTGAAAATATTGAATTTCATCTAATTGGTCCTCAAGAGCTATCATTATCATCTGCACAGACACACAAATATGTCTTTTATGGTTCAGTTGAACATTCTGAACTTATAGAAATTGTAAAAAATTTTGATTGTTTCATTTTACCATTTAAATTAAATGACCTAACTAAATCTGCCGATCCAATAAAGTTATATGAATACATAAATTACAACAAACCCATAATATCCATTTTTTATCCAGAAATAAAAAGATTTGAGAAATTTGTTGAATTTTATCGTGACAAAGAAACATTGCTTGACATACTGAATAAATTAATAAAAAATAAATTTAAATTGAAATATTCTGAAAAAGATAGATTAAAATTTCTTAAAGCAAATACATGGAGTGATAGAGTATCAGAAATTGTTTCTACATTACATGAAAAGGATTGTTAA
- a CDS encoding glycosyltransferase family 2 protein encodes MNCPRVSIVILNWNGWEDTIECLESLFQINYSNFDVVLVDNASEDDSINKIRDYCSGILPVESSFFNYNPHNKPITTYEYNETFKKDEIPLKTENLTKKHITLIKNSENRGFPGGNNVGIKFALEFLYPDYILLLNNDTVVDENFLQELINNRNTRDDVGILGPKIYFYDKPQTIWSAGCKISWKFSRGIQIGTNETDNGQYDEIDEVEYVSGSAFLIKTEVIKKIGLMDENYFLYFEESDWTLRANQEGFKSLYIPTSHIWHKVSRSGGGISKPMGLYYITRNRWIFMRKWAKKNDFLVFLLIQIILAILIPIFLSLYYNDKKLFFSYYAGLRAGITNP; translated from the coding sequence ATGAATTGTCCTCGCGTATCCATTGTAATTTTAAATTGGAATGGTTGGGAAGACACCATTGAATGTTTGGAATCATTATTTCAAATTAATTACTCTAATTTTGATGTAGTTTTAGTGGATAATGCTTCTGAAGATGATTCTATTAATAAAATCAGAGACTATTGTTCAGGTATCTTGCCAGTTGAATCCAGTTTTTTTAACTACAATCCTCATAACAAACCTATTACAACCTACGAATATAATGAAACCTTTAAAAAGGATGAAATACCTTTGAAAACAGAAAATTTAACTAAAAAACATATTACCCTCATTAAAAATAGTGAAAATAGAGGTTTTCCAGGTGGGAACAACGTGGGAATCAAATTCGCCCTTGAATTCCTTTATCCAGATTATATTTTACTCCTGAACAATGATACCGTGGTTGATGAAAACTTTTTACAAGAATTGATCAATAATAGAAATACCCGTGATGATGTGGGCATCCTGGGCCCTAAGATCTACTTTTATGATAAACCACAGACCATATGGAGTGCAGGATGTAAAATATCCTGGAAATTTAGTCGTGGCATTCAGATTGGAACCAATGAGACTGATAATGGGCAATACGATGAGATAGATGAAGTGGAGTATGTTAGTGGCTCTGCTTTTTTGATTAAAACCGAAGTAATAAAGAAAATAGGTTTAATGGACGAAAACTACTTTTTATACTTTGAAGAAAGTGACTGGACCCTCAGGGCAAACCAGGAAGGATTTAAAAGTTTATACATCCCCACATCCCACATATGGCACAAAGTATCAAGATCAGGAGGGGGAATATCCAAACCTATGGGATTATATTACATAACCCGTAACCGCTGGATTTTTATGCGGAAATGGGCTAAAAAAAATGATTTCTTGGTTTTTTTATTAATTCAAATTATTTTGGCAATTTTAATCCCCATATTCCTCAGCTTATACTATAATGATAAGAAGCTATTTTTTTCATACTATGCTGGTTTAAGAGCAGGTATAACTAACCCCTAA